The Methanosphaera stadtmanae DSM 3091 genome includes a window with the following:
- a CDS encoding glycosyltransferase family 2 protein has product MVKVSVVIPVYNVEKYLRDCLDTIVNQTLEDIEIICVNDGSTDKSLDILNEYASKDERMRVISQENGGHAVATNVGMTYATGEYLFLMDSDDILKLNALEDTYSIAKEKDVDFVLFKAINYDDEKDEYYEAENYSMNKIARIVKDNIFSYEDLGDAIFDITVTPWSKLYNRSFIEENNITFPEGLVFDDNVFFWKVLFSAKRIYFYKEFLFTRRWYSTSSTTKGDLRFIDSIAVFNLVWDVFREFNLFEKYKKILYDKKVFLANMRFDRIKEEYREAYFSAMKDDFTKILYDDVLYQDFISILSPKYQKLYEQVLISTSAEEFIASRKVYAMLNTISWKLSAPLRNIKQDITRAKNKI; this is encoded by the coding sequence ATGGTAAAAGTTTCTGTAGTTATTCCAGTATATAATGTTGAAAAGTATCTTAGGGATTGTTTGGATACTATTGTAAATCAAACACTGGAGGATATTGAAATTATCTGTGTTAATGATGGTTCCACAGATAAATCCTTAGATATATTAAATGAATATGCAAGTAAAGATGAACGTATGAGAGTTATTTCTCAAGAAAATGGGGGGCATGCCGTTGCTACAAATGTGGGAATGACTTATGCTACTGGTGAATATTTATTTTTAATGGATTCTGATGATATTTTAAAATTAAATGCTCTTGAGGATACTTATTCTATTGCAAAGGAAAAAGATGTTGATTTTGTATTATTTAAAGCCATAAATTATGATGATGAAAAAGATGAATATTATGAGGCTGAAAATTATAGTATGAATAAAATAGCACGTATTGTTAAAGATAATATATTTTCATATGAAGATTTAGGAGATGCTATATTTGATATTACAGTTACTCCATGGAGTAAGTTGTATAATAGATCATTTATTGAAGAAAATAATATTACATTTCCAGAGGGTCTTGTTTTTGATGATAATGTATTTTTCTGGAAAGTATTGTTTAGTGCTAAGAGAATTTATTTCTATAAGGAATTTCTATTTACACGTAGATGGTATTCAACATCATCCACTACTAAGGGTGATTTAAGATTCATAGATTCTATTGCAGTTTTTAATCTTGTATGGGATGTATTTAGAGAATTTAATTTATTTGAAAAATATAAGAAAATTCTGTATGATAAAAAGGTATTTCTAGCTAATATGCGTTTTGATAGAATTAAAGAAGAATATAGAGAAGCATACTTCAGTGCTATGAAGGATGATTTTACAAAGATATTGTATGATGATGTTCTTTATCAAGACTTTATTTCTATTCTATCACCTAAATATCAGAAATTATATGAACAAGTGTTAATATCAACTAGTGCTGAGGAATTTATTGCATCAAGAAAAGTATATGCTATGCTTAACACTATAAGTTGGAAATTATCTGCACCACTTAGAAATATTAAACAGGATATTACACGGGCTAAAAATAAGATATAA
- a CDS encoding flippase, which produces MNVTSRVIKNSSLLLFASVINNVMTFILTLFTARYLGTYNFGLISSATSLVGVFGIFCDLGFATYAIREVSRNKDLTGVYFGTVFLLRVISSILTCIVYVIFIFFSNFSTDGTNVMIIFGIYMLFNSFVLCYYSLFQSNEKMEYQTIGNVIYSVSVLLIILLIIFRSGNVTIVAAAYPIAIILSFIYCSYITIKKYPRLSVCLEKSFIKQILIKGIPFGITSVFTSIYFWIALIILTYMAGSVSVGLFSSSQKLLLVLSAIFYLISNAIFPVMSELFTTDKNALVDLYHKLMKYLLIVGMAIAVGTSIYSKEIIGIIYGSEYVVGAHALTILIWAGIFMFLSGLTSTLLGAINKQVSVTKNAAIGAIFSIILNLILIYYLSYIGASISTVSTEFLILVLMLYALSKTEFKLNLKKSVLPCIQVILANIIMGVVLLYLNLPFIFAIVVAVIVYIVALIVTGAINRNDISIVLNFINDFKK; this is translated from the coding sequence ATGAATGTAACATCTCGTGTCATAAAGAATTCAAGTTTACTGTTATTTGCAAGTGTTATAAATAATGTGATGACATTTATATTAACACTTTTCACAGCAAGGTATCTTGGAACATATAATTTTGGTTTAATTTCATCAGCTACTTCTTTGGTTGGTGTATTTGGTATATTCTGTGATTTAGGTTTTGCCACATATGCTATTAGGGAAGTATCACGAAATAAGGATTTAACAGGAGTTTATTTTGGTACTGTATTTTTACTTAGAGTTATATCATCCATATTGACTTGTATTGTTTATGTTATTTTCATATTCTTTAGTAATTTTAGTACAGATGGAACTAATGTAATGATAATATTTGGAATATATATGTTGTTTAATTCATTTGTTCTTTGTTATTATTCATTGTTCCAAAGTAATGAGAAAATGGAGTATCAGACAATAGGTAATGTTATTTATAGTGTGTCTGTTCTTTTAATTATTTTATTAATAATTTTTAGAAGTGGAAATGTTACAATAGTAGCTGCAGCATATCCTATAGCAATAATTTTATCGTTTATTTACTGTAGTTATATTACAATTAAGAAGTATCCTAGACTCAGTGTTTGTTTAGAAAAATCATTTATAAAACAAATTCTCATTAAGGGTATTCCATTCGGTATAACATCAGTATTTACTTCAATATACTTCTGGATAGCATTAATTATACTAACTTATATGGCTGGAAGTGTATCTGTAGGATTATTTAGTTCATCACAGAAGTTGTTACTTGTCTTATCAGCGATATTTTATTTAATATCCAATGCAATATTTCCAGTAATGAGTGAATTATTTACTACAGATAAAAATGCTCTTGTAGATTTGTATCATAAGTTAATGAAGTACTTGTTGATTGTTGGTATGGCAATTGCTGTGGGAACATCAATATATTCTAAGGAAATTATTGGTATTATATATGGTAGTGAATATGTGGTAGGTGCTCATGCATTAACTATACTTATATGGGCGGGTATTTTCATGTTTCTTAGTGGTTTAACTTCAACCTTACTTGGAGCTATAAATAAACAAGTATCTGTAACAAAGAATGCTGCTATAGGAGCAATATTTAGTATAATTCTAAATTTAATATTAATATATTATTTATCATATATTGGTGCTAGTATTTCTACTGTTTCAACTGAATTTTTAATATTGGTGTTGATGTTATATGCCTTGTCTAAAACAGAATTTAAATTAAATCTTAAAAAATCAGTGCTTCCATGTATACAAGTTATCTTGGCAAATATAATTATGGGTGTTGTTTTATTATATTTAAATTTACCATTCATATTTGCTATTGTTGTTGCAGTAATTGTTTATATTGTTGCATTAATTGTAACTGGAGCAATAAATAGAAATGATATTAGTATTGTCTTGAATTTTATAAATGATTTTAAAAAATAG
- a CDS encoding prepilin peptidase, whose product MVYNLIKISGILIVTVCCIIATYTDVKYGIIPNKLTIPLFVVGICLVSLYYFLSSTFNFFYYVSIVIIFLLNYILWYLGLWAGGDVKLFTAISTLLVPEFLSIIPNMEFNVILFNLTIPTLDLMINSIFSVIPLIMCYCIYIILKKKRYLLRQLYYVDDFYRSVFTLNLMIIGYSIIFTDSFLIKIIFITCFVVVCNRLFYKWYFILLSCVVIFSLGIDSVVYLSEFIIFNVLVIVNNIFRLNIISSCLTSIVDVNDLCEGMILSCCLCKCRNTYFFSDNGFRNRIRYFTSKDYRESVVISTKVSGLTSADIYDIHIFSNKMGIYNIPIKKTLPFAPFILGGLLLTYLCGNILKITSYLMEMI is encoded by the coding sequence ATGGTATATAATTTAATAAAAATTTCTGGAATTCTAATTGTAACTGTGTGTTGTATTATTGCAACATATACTGATGTTAAATATGGTATTATTCCAAATAAATTAACAATACCATTATTTGTTGTTGGAATATGCTTAGTTAGTCTTTATTATTTTTTAAGTAGTACTTTTAATTTTTTTTACTATGTTTCAATTGTGATAATTTTTCTATTAAATTACATTTTATGGTATTTGGGTCTTTGGGCTGGAGGTGATGTGAAATTATTTACTGCAATTTCAACACTACTTGTACCTGAATTTTTAAGTATTATTCCTAATATGGAGTTTAATGTTATTTTATTTAATTTAACAATTCCTACATTGGATTTGATGATAAATAGTATTTTTTCAGTAATACCATTAATTATGTGTTATTGTATCTATATTATACTTAAAAAGAAACGTTATTTATTAAGGCAATTATATTATGTTGATGATTTCTATAGGAGTGTGTTTACACTTAATTTAATGATTATTGGATATTCTATCATATTTACTGATAGCTTCTTAATAAAAATCATTTTCATAACATGTTTTGTAGTTGTGTGTAACAGGCTATTCTACAAGTGGTATTTTATTCTGTTGAGTTGTGTTGTTATCTTTTCATTAGGTATTGATAGTGTGGTGTATTTATCTGAATTTATTATTTTTAATGTACTGGTGATTGTAAATAATATTTTTAGATTAAATATTATATCAAGTTGTTTAACAAGCATTGTTGATGTTAATGATTTATGTGAGGGTATGATTTTATCGTGTTGTTTGTGTAAGTGTAGAAATACCTACTTTTTTAGTGATAATGGTTTTAGAAATAGAATACGATACTTTACAAGTAAAGATTATAGAGAGAGTGTTGTGATTTCCACCAAGGTAAGTGGTTTAACAAGTGCTGATATATATGATATTCATATTTTTTCCAATAAAATGGGTATTTATAATATTCCAATAAAGAAGACCTTACCATTTGCACCTTTTATTCTTGGAGGTTTACTTTTAACATACCTCTGTGGTAATATTCTAAAGATTACCTCATATCTGATGGAGATGATTTAA
- a CDS encoding 2-phosphoglycerate kinase has product MLLIEGEIGGKKYREPFSKGILSKSLVRCEIKADRAYELASEIEKSFEKDKITIVPSEELIKRVKATLEKEDPLLAKKYSAWKNIRRSEDPLIILIGGASGIGTSSISFELANKLGIKNMLSTDMIREVMRKIVSKELCPTLFESSYTAAESLTTPAPPEFDKTLLGFKDHVNTVSVGLTGVVERSIKEGISIVIEGVHIVPGFIDEELLNTPNVHMFVLSLSDEEIHKSRFYSRCRQLWARRPLKRYLKHFTDIRKTHDYIVGEANKYGIPVIENIDVTATIDTMIEHIIDEKQLEKEVKKQNEE; this is encoded by the coding sequence ATGTTATTAATTGAAGGAGAAATTGGTGGAAAAAAATACAGAGAACCATTTTCAAAAGGTATACTTTCAAAATCACTAGTACGTTGTGAAATTAAAGCAGATAGAGCATATGAATTAGCTTCAGAAATAGAAAAATCATTTGAAAAGGACAAAATAACAATTGTACCATCAGAAGAATTAATAAAACGAGTAAAAGCAACATTAGAAAAAGAAGATCCATTATTAGCTAAAAAATATAGTGCTTGGAAAAATATTAGAAGATCAGAAGATCCTCTAATCATACTAATAGGTGGAGCATCTGGTATTGGAACATCATCTATTTCATTTGAACTAGCTAATAAACTTGGAATAAAAAACATGTTAAGTACAGATATGATACGTGAAGTAATGAGAAAAATCGTATCTAAGGAGTTATGTCCAACATTATTTGAATCCAGTTATACGGCAGCAGAATCATTAACTACTCCTGCACCACCAGAATTTGATAAAACACTACTTGGTTTTAAAGATCATGTAAATACGGTAAGTGTAGGTCTAACAGGTGTTGTAGAACGTTCAATTAAAGAAGGAATAAGTATAGTTATAGAAGGAGTTCATATTGTTCCTGGTTTTATTGATGAAGAATTATTAAACACTCCAAATGTACATATGTTTGTATTATCTCTTTCTGATGAAGAAATACATAAAAGTAGATTCTATTCTAGATGTCGCCAGTTATGGGCAAGACGTCCACTTAAAAGATACTTAAAACACTTTACAGATATACGTAAAACACATGATTATATTGTTGGAGAAGCAAATAAATATGGAATTCCAGTAATAGAAAATATCGATGTAACAGCAACTATTGATACAATGATTGAACATATCATTGATGAAAAACAATTAGAAAAAGAAGTTAAAAAACAGAACGAAGAATAA
- a CDS encoding glycosyltransferase family 2 protein, whose translation MVKISVIMPVYNGEKYLEKTCLNLSKQTLTDIELICVNDGSTDNSLNILEKLADKYDFIKIINQENQGSGVARNNGIENAIGEYIAFLDADDIYVDVDALEKMYEYGSKHDADMVGANQKRVSIDGNLEDNFNYKQKNYTYFSDYGVISPQEYGIPWAFYKNIFKRSFLNKHNITFPNLKRGQDPVFLAEVLTKVNQIYVVCTDLYGYNYALGGGANSKVNDYNKKLDYMNHYKMTFKILDDAHFTEISNSYKKQLITYLKLKNNRNDKELFEIVHKIFEDDNKTYFENVDEEIIYLELCLVNPENKDVYTFLIESVKSQLYSMNINNIQINPVIFKKYLEVLSVTNYSPSTNPVMCQLRDEIENSNSWKCTLPIRLTKNMTIKVLKKIKNKVL comes from the coding sequence ATGGTAAAGATTTCAGTAATAATGCCTGTATATAATGGTGAAAAATATCTTGAAAAAACTTGTTTAAATCTATCAAAACAAACATTAACAGATATAGAATTGATTTGTGTCAATGATGGTTCTACAGATAACTCCTTAAATATTCTAGAAAAATTAGCAGATAAATATGATTTTATTAAAATAATCAACCAAGAAAATCAGGGATCTGGTGTAGCTAGAAATAATGGAATTGAAAATGCAATAGGTGAATATATTGCTTTTTTAGATGCTGATGATATATATGTTGATGTGGATGCATTGGAAAAAATGTATGAGTATGGTAGTAAACATGATGCAGATATGGTTGGAGCAAATCAAAAAAGAGTTTCAATTGATGGAAACTTAGAGGATAACTTTAATTATAAACAAAAGAATTACACTTACTTCTCAGATTATGGTGTTATATCTCCACAAGAGTATGGTATTCCATGGGCATTTTATAAGAATATATTTAAAAGAAGTTTTCTAAATAAACATAACATCACTTTTCCCAATCTAAAACGAGGACAAGATCCTGTATTTCTAGCAGAAGTATTAACAAAAGTCAATCAAATATATGTTGTTTGCACTGATTTATATGGATATAATTATGCTCTTGGTGGTGGAGCTAACAGTAAAGTAAATGATTATAATAAGAAATTAGATTATATGAATCATTATAAAATGACTTTTAAAATACTTGATGATGCACATTTCACAGAAATTTCTAATTCATATAAAAAACAGTTAATCACCTATTTAAAACTAAAAAACAATAGAAATGATAAGGAATTATTTGAAATTGTTCATAAAATCTTTGAAGATGATAATAAAACATACTTTGAAAATGTGGATGAAGAAATAATATATCTCGAGTTATGTTTAGTAAATCCTGAAAATAAGGATGTATACACATTTTTAATAGAATCAGTTAAATCACAGTTATATTCTATGAATATAAATAACATACAAATAAATCCAGTAATTTTTAAAAAGTATTTAGAGGTATTATCAGTTACTAATTATAGTCCATCAACAAATCCAGTGATGTGTCAATTACGTGATGAAATAGAAAATTCTAATAGTTGGAAATGCACACTACCTATTAGATTAACAAAAAATATGACTATAAAAGTTCTTAAAAAAATTAAAAATAAAGTTTTGTGA
- a CDS encoding rubredoxin, whose amino-acid sequence MKQYKCLLCGWVYNPENGDKTQNIPPGTAFEDLPDDWTCPYCGSDKTMFRPVE is encoded by the coding sequence ATGAAACAATATAAATGCTTATTATGCGGTTGGGTATATAATCCAGAAAATGGAGATAAAACCCAGAATATACCACCAGGTACTGCTTTTGAAGATTTACCAGATGATTGGACATGTCCTTATTGTGGATCTGATAAAACAATGTTTAGACCTGTTGAATAA
- a CDS encoding class III signal peptide-containing protein, which produces MDSRAQVSLEYLLIFLISLSILSMFSIPLIEDTVSDVNDIKKSMDIKNTLIELSNNVNLVHASGYGSKKTISMNIPCNMNIYYKTKNSRHYLYSYCVLSDNTKKEIEVEIPCRVSFNNKPTYYYTSLKKQWYYNIEVKWIEYNDDYFMNIYFR; this is translated from the coding sequence ATGGATTCAAGAGCACAAGTTTCACTTGAATATCTATTAATATTTTTAATTTCACTTAGTATACTTTCCATGTTTTCAATACCCCTCATTGAAGATACTGTTAGTGATGTTAATGATATAAAAAAATCAATGGATATAAAAAATACTCTCATTGAATTATCAAATAATGTGAATTTAGTACATGCTTCAGGTTATGGTTCTAAAAAAACTATAAGCATGAATATTCCATGTAATATGAATATATATTATAAAACAAAAAATAGTAGACATTATCTTTATTCATATTGTGTTTTATCTGATAATACAAAAAAAGAAATTGAAGTAGAAATTCCATGTAGAGTTAGTTTTAATAATAAACCCACATATTACTATACTTCTCTAAAAAAACAGTGGTATTATAACATAGAAGTTAAGTGGATTGAATATAATGATGATTATTTTATGAATATATATTTTAGGTAA
- the cysK gene encoding cysteine synthase A, producing MENIEILKKPIANDITETIGNTPLVKLNRLTEGIDANVLVKLESFNPVSSVKDRVAVSLIEDAEKSGKINKDTTIIEPTSGNTGVALAFAAAAKGYKLKIILPESFSIERRKLVKIFGADLVLTPASEGIPGAIKEAERLNEEIENSIILQQFENPANPEIHERLTGKEILVDTDGDVDIVVGAIGTGGTITGIANAIKKEKDDFKAIGVEAAASPIITEGKKGSHKIQGISPGFIADTLDLDVIDEVVTVEDEDAGKTTIALAQKEGILAGISSGSAVYAALEIAKRPENKGKTIVAVLADTGERYLSVEWLSDLYY from the coding sequence ATAGAAAATATTGAAATACTAAAAAAACCAATAGCAAACGACATAACAGAAACAATAGGTAACACACCACTTGTGAAGTTAAATAGATTAACAGAAGGAATTGATGCAAATGTACTAGTTAAATTAGAATCCTTCAATCCTGTAAGTAGTGTAAAAGACAGAGTAGCAGTTTCACTTATAGAAGATGCAGAAAAATCTGGAAAAATAAACAAAGATACAACAATAATCGAACCTACCAGTGGAAACACAGGAGTAGCATTAGCATTTGCAGCAGCAGCAAAAGGATACAAATTGAAAATCATACTACCAGAATCATTTTCAATTGAAAGAAGAAAACTCGTTAAAATATTTGGAGCAGATTTAGTACTTACACCTGCATCTGAAGGAATTCCTGGAGCAATAAAAGAAGCAGAAAGATTAAATGAAGAAATTGAAAATTCAATTATCTTACAACAATTCGAAAACCCTGCAAACCCAGAAATACATGAAAGATTAACAGGAAAAGAAATTCTTGTAGATACAGATGGAGATGTAGACATTGTAGTTGGAGCAATAGGAACTGGTGGAACAATAACTGGAATTGCAAATGCTATTAAAAAAGAAAAAGATGACTTTAAAGCAATAGGTGTGGAAGCTGCAGCATCACCTATAATTACTGAAGGTAAAAAAGGATCCCACAAAATACAAGGAATTAGTCCAGGATTCATAGCAGATACCCTTGATTTAGATGTTATTGATGAAGTTGTAACTGTAGAAGATGAAGATGCAGGAAAAACCACAATAGCACTTGCACAAAAAGAAGGAATACTTGCAGGAATATCCTCAGGATCTGCAGTATATGCAGCACTTGAAATAGCTAAAAGACCAGAAAACAAAGGAAAAACCATTGTAGCTGTACTTGCAGATACTGGTGAAAGATACTTAAGTGTTGAATGGTTATCTGACCTTTATTACTAA
- a CDS encoding class I adenylate-forming enzyme family protein: MINITTFLDANACRLDKPVYYSIDREKRYNSRDILGIISEIGRKLIDLGITKGDRVLIYLPNGPEYLFSFLALWRIGAVAVPTNRIYTSPEIQYFIEDSDAKLIITDKNADDFSIDSYIIPNMDKYTNAPILEACNTSWNDLCQLQYTSGTTGKPKGAMLTHGNWFSAIQNECDVLKMNHNSVMFCIYPMAHVGISWAISTLRTAALCITKNNYTFDEYLDIIFENQVTHATGMPPVIHSIVSNPDKVQNKLYTVKSIISGGGPLHKEIWKKFYKKYGIAVLNAYGASETIVIGTGTVIRPEDYASADRFESVGHPVCFSEVKIVDTENPKIEMDLNCPGEIALRGPSIAKGYWNKPEANEKVFLDNGWFLTGDIGYLDDDKRLFITDRKKDMIIMSGWKIYPTEVEEVLIKYDALDEIAVFSLPHEHRGEIPVAAVIWKDKEDEKGLIEFAQKNLARYKIPRKIFSVKELPRVNGWKLLRNELKKEFL; the protein is encoded by the coding sequence ATGATAAATATAACAACATTTTTAGATGCTAATGCATGTAGATTAGATAAACCTGTTTACTATTCTATTGACAGAGAAAAAAGATATAACTCCAGAGACATACTAGGTATTATTTCTGAAATAGGACGTAAATTAATAGATCTTGGAATTACAAAAGGAGATCGTGTACTCATATACCTGCCCAATGGACCAGAATATCTCTTCTCATTCCTAGCACTATGGCGTATAGGTGCTGTGGCAGTACCAACAAATAGAATCTACACCTCCCCTGAAATTCAATACTTCATTGAAGATTCAGATGCTAAATTAATAATAACAGACAAAAATGCAGATGATTTTTCCATTGACTCATACATAATCCCAAATATGGATAAATACACTAATGCCCCAATTCTTGAGGCTTGTAACACTTCATGGAATGATTTATGTCAACTACAATACACCAGTGGAACAACAGGAAAACCAAAGGGTGCAATGTTAACACATGGAAATTGGTTTAGTGCAATACAAAATGAATGTGATGTACTTAAGATGAATCATAATAGTGTGATGTTTTGTATTTATCCAATGGCACATGTGGGAATTTCATGGGCAATATCTACCCTTAGAACAGCAGCATTATGTATAACTAAAAATAATTATACATTTGATGAATATCTAGATATAATCTTTGAAAATCAAGTGACACATGCAACAGGTATGCCTCCAGTTATTCATTCAATAGTATCAAATCCAGATAAAGTTCAAAATAAATTATACACAGTAAAAAGTATAATATCCGGTGGTGGACCATTACATAAAGAAATATGGAAGAAATTCTATAAAAAATATGGAATTGCAGTACTTAATGCATATGGTGCATCTGAAACTATTGTAATAGGAACAGGTACAGTTATACGTCCAGAAGATTATGCTTCTGCAGATAGATTTGAAAGTGTAGGTCATCCTGTATGTTTTAGTGAAGTTAAAATAGTGGATACTGAAAATCCTAAAATTGAAATGGACTTAAATTGTCCTGGTGAAATTGCACTACGTGGACCATCAATAGCTAAAGGATACTGGAATAAACCTGAAGCTAATGAAAAAGTGTTCCTTGATAATGGATGGTTTTTAACAGGAGATATTGGATATCTTGACGATGATAAGAGATTATTCATAACAGATCGTAAGAAAGACATGATAATTATGTCTGGATGGAAAATATATCCTACAGAAGTAGAAGAAGTGCTAATTAAATATGATGCCCTTGATGAAATTGCAGTATTTAGTCTTCCACATGAACATAGAGGTGAAATTCCAGTAGCTGCTGTTATCTGGAAGGATAAAGAAGATGAAAAAGGATTAATTGAATTTGCACAGAAAAATCTTGCAAGATATAAAATTCCACGAAAAATATTCAGTGTCAAAGAATTACCTCGCGTAAATGGATGGAAATTACTAAGAAATGAATTAAAAAAAGAGTTTTTATAA
- a CDS encoding metal-dependent transcriptional regulator: MHGKEISENVEEYLETIYKKSLKDNMAKTTEISKDLNIAPGSVTQMLKKLEEEGYVNYYQYKGVQLTDKGFKVAISIVRKHRLIETFLYKTLGLDMEDLHEQACAMEHTLSDEAERKICQLLGYPDQCPDDHNIIPACDLNIQTCYECSKIHSIDEIPRRIENLKSLGNMTPNTTGVVKFIRGDNNKIKKLLDLGITLETEITLINSTPLNGPVKVLVFDKEIQLDKELSYNVFVELK, from the coding sequence ATGCATGGCAAAGAAATAAGTGAGAATGTAGAAGAATATTTAGAAACAATCTACAAAAAAAGTCTAAAGGACAACATGGCTAAAACAACAGAAATATCTAAAGATCTTAATATTGCACCAGGTAGTGTAACCCAAATGCTTAAAAAACTAGAAGAAGAGGGTTATGTTAATTACTATCAATACAAAGGAGTTCAATTAACAGACAAAGGTTTTAAAGTTGCAATAAGTATTGTTAGAAAACATAGACTTATTGAAACTTTTCTCTATAAAACATTAGGCTTAGATATGGAAGATTTACATGAACAAGCATGTGCAATGGAACACACATTATCTGATGAAGCTGAAAGAAAAATATGTCAACTTCTAGGTTATCCAGATCAATGCCCAGATGATCATAATATCATTCCAGCTTGTGATTTAAATATCCAAACATGTTATGAATGCTCTAAAATTCATAGCATTGATGAAATTCCACGAAGAATTGAAAATCTAAAATCACTTGGAAACATGACACCTAATACAACAGGTGTTGTTAAATTTATACGTGGAGATAACAATAAAATTAAAAAATTACTCGACCTTGGAATTACATTAGAAACAGAAATAACACTCATAAATTCAACTCCATTAAATGGTCCAGTTAAAGTATTAGTATTTGATAAAGAAATACAATTAGATAAAGAATTATCATATAACGTATTTGTAGAACTTAAATAG
- the cysE gene encoding serine O-acetyltransferase — translation MFDTIKEDIHTVFSNDPAAKSTIEVILCYPGLHAIWFHKIAHWFWMKNHRLIGRYISHINRFLTGIEIHPGATIGRRFFIDHGMGVVIGETTIVGDDVLLYKGVVLGGTSLESKKRHPTIGNNVVVGTNAIVLGDIEIGDNCKIGAGSVVTKPAPEGSTIVGIPGRTLESIKKQSKHKHDLEHGKIPDPITEILNTLIKRQEELEEIVYHENRSEEDRKIMYKELKELSQENQSEKE, via the coding sequence ATGTTTGATACAATTAAGGAAGACATACATACAGTTTTCTCTAATGATCCTGCAGCAAAAAGTACCATAGAGGTAATTTTATGTTATCCTGGACTACATGCAATATGGTTTCATAAAATCGCACATTGGTTTTGGATGAAAAATCATAGATTAATAGGTAGATACATCTCCCACATTAATAGATTTTTAACAGGAATAGAAATACATCCGGGAGCTACTATTGGACGAAGATTCTTCATAGATCATGGAATGGGAGTAGTTATTGGAGAAACAACAATAGTAGGTGATGATGTTCTTTTATATAAGGGGGTTGTACTTGGAGGTACAAGTCTGGAGAGTAAAAAAAGACATCCAACAATAGGAAATAACGTGGTAGTAGGAACAAATGCAATAGTCTTGGGAGATATTGAAATAGGTGATAACTGTAAAATAGGAGCAGGATCTGTTGTTACAAAACCAGCACCTGAGGGTTCAACAATTGTAGGAATACCTGGAAGAACATTAGAATCTATTAAAAAACAAAGTAAACATAAACATGATTTAGAACATGGAAAAATACCAGATCCAATAACAGAAATACTAAACACACTCATTAAACGACAAGAAGAACTAGAAGAAATAGTATATCATGAAAATCGTTCAGAAGAAGATAGAAAAATAATGTATAAGGAACTTAAAGAATTATCACAAGAAAATCAATCCGAAAAAGAATAA
- a CDS encoding rubredoxin → MVEYKCMLCGWTFDSEKGDLAHGIEPGMTLEDLPDDWTCPLCGAGKDMFQAVE, encoded by the coding sequence ATGGTAGAATATAAATGTATGTTATGTGGATGGACATTTGACTCAGAAAAAGGAGATTTAGCACATGGAATAGAACCAGGTATGACACTTGAAGATTTACCTGATGACTGGACATGTCCACTATGTGGTGCTGGAAAAGATATGTTCCAAGCAGTAGAATAA